Proteins encoded by one window of Channa argus isolate prfri chromosome 1, Channa argus male v1.0, whole genome shotgun sequence:
- the ephx5 gene encoding epoxide hydrolase 1: MRALQVLKETFFGLDPVQKQVLIGSAVAAGGILAFLVHKGRPIKTVPLGEGWWGAGEKSLSQDDKIYPFQVQTSDEEILDLNERIDKMRYTDPLEDSGFQYGFNSTYLKKVVSYWRHKFDWKKQVALLNKYPHFKTKIEGLDVHFIHVRPPHHENQKVLPLMLVHGWPGSFFEFYKILPLLTQNQDGVAFEVICPSIPGYGFSEAPHKQGFDSLAAARIFLTLMERLGFSQFYLQGGDWGSLITTNMAQMKPQSVKGLHLNMCMSTRGFKVLLSLIIGPYLPFLVGLSREDVRRMFPYMEKNVWNILQESGYMHIQATKPDTAGCGLNSSPVGLAAYLLEKFSTWTDMNNRDLEDGGLERKFSLDDLLTNVMIYWTTGSIVSSMRFYKENFKSNPNNRVDAKTAIYVPTGLAAFPAELMHCPKSWAQIRYKNICSYTFMPCGGHFAAFEEPQLLASDILQFVKKVEKEKKV; this comes from the exons ATGCGAGCACTGCAGGTTTTGAA AGAAACTTTCTTTGGCTTGGATCCTGTCCAAAAGCAAGTTCTAATAGGGTCCGCCGTGGCAGCAGGCGGGATTCTGGCGTTCCTGGTTCACAAAGGAAGACCGATCAAAACTGTTCCTCTCGGTGAAGGATGGTGGGGAGCAGGAGAAAAATCACTGTCACAGGATGATAAAATCTACCCCTTTCAAGTGCAAACCTCAGATGAAGAGATTTTG GACCTTAATGAGCGTATTGACAAAATGCGCTACACTGATCCTTTAGAAGATAGTGGCTTCCAGTATGGCTTTAATTCCACTTATCTCAAGAAAGTGGTTTCCTATTGGAGACATAAATTTGACTGGAAAAAGCAAGTGGCACTGCTTAATAAATATCCACATTTCAAAACCAAAATAGAAG GACTGGATGTTCACTTCATCCACGTGCGGCCACCACACCATGAGAATCAAAAGGTTCTGCCTCTTATGCTTGTCCATGGATGGCCAGGTTCCTTCTTTGAATTCTACAAGATTCTGCCACTTCTCACACAGAACCAGGATGGCGTTGCATTTGAAGTCATATGCCCGTCCATCCCTGGCTATGGTTTCTCAGAAGCTCCTCATAAACAAG GATTTGACAGCCTTGCAGCTGCACGAATTTTCCTGACGTTGATGGAGCGTTTAGGATTCTCCCAGTTCTACCTGCAGGGAGGAGACTGGGGCTCCCTTATCACCACAAACATGGCACAGATGAAGCCTCA GAGTGTGAAAGGTCTCCACCTAAACATGTGTATGTCAACAAGGGGGTTCAAAGTGTTATTGTCCCTCATCATTGGTCCTTATCTGCCCTTCCTGGTGGGCTTAAGTCGAGAGGATGTCCGTCGAATGTTCCCTTACATGGAGAAGAATGTCTGGAACATCCTCCAGGAATCTGGCTACATGCACATTCAGGCCACTAAACCAGACACTGCAG GCTGTGGATTGAATAGTTCTCCTGTTGGCTTGGCTGCCTACTTGCTGGAAAAATTCTCCACCTGGACTGATATGAACAACAGAGATCTGGAAGATGGTGGCCTGGAGAG GAAATTCAGCCTGGATGACCTCTTGACAAATGTCATGATCTACTGGACAACAGGCTCCATAGTCTCTTCTATGCGCTTCTACAAGGAGAATTTCAAGAGTAATCCCAACAACAGGGTGGATGCAAA gaCGGCAATTTATGTGCCCACTGGACTGGCTGCCTTCCCTGCAGAGCTGATGCACTGCCCTAAATCGTGGGCACAAATTAGGTACAAAAACATCTGCTCCTACACTTTCATGCCTTGCGGTGGTCACTTTGCAGCATTTGAGGAGCCCCAGCTTCTAGCAAGCgatattttacagtttgtcaaaaaagtggaaaaggaaaaaaaagtttga